In Tsukamurella tyrosinosolvens, the genomic window GGCGATGCTCGCCCGCATCAAGCGCCGGCTCGCCGGGTAGCCCGGTCCTTCGAGCGAGCCCGCCGTGCAATTCACCGAACTGGACGCGTACCCGCTGCGCCCGGGTGAACTGCGCAACTGGATCCCCACCACGGGTCCGGCCGCGCGCTGGCGCGACGACCCGCGCGCCACCTCGCACGTGCACGAGGCGCACCTGCGGGGCGCGCAGTCGGTGCTGCAGCGCCGGCACATCGACGGTGGCCGCGAGTCGTGGCTGGGCCTGGGCATCGAGTTCGACGAGCCGCTCTCCATCCCCGGGATGCGCACGGCGCTGCGCGCGTGGATCGACCGGCACGAGGTGCTGCGCACCCACGTCTTCCTCGAGGACGACCGGCCGCGCCGCCGGAGCGCGCAGACCGCCACCGTCGACCTGCGGGTCAAGGCGATCGGCACCTACCGGTCCACCGGCCCCCTCGCCGAACAGCTGCTGGGCGAGTTCGACCGGTCGACGGCCCCGCTGACCTGGCCGGCCTACATGTTCTCGACCGTGGCGCGGGAGGACTCGTTCACCCTGTTCTTCGCCGCGGATCACTCCCTGCTCGACGGCTACTCCCTCATCCTCAGCCCGTACGAGCTGCGCGAGTTCTACCGCGAGGCCGTGCACGGCGAGCAGCCGCGGCTCCTCCCCACCGGCAGCTACGTCAACTACTCGGACACCGACCGGCAATCGGCGGACCGGGCCGGCGCGACGCACCCGGCGGCGCTGATGTGGGACGAGTACCTCAGCGAGACCGGCTTCAAACCCGACCCCTTCCCCATGCCGCTGCTGCCGCTCAGCGCGAAGGTGCTCGCGGACGAGACGCGGGCCGCCCTGAGCCGCGATCCGGACGGGGTGCCCCGGCTGCCGCAGGGGGCGCTGAACTTCCACCTGCTCGACGACGACCGGTCCAACAACTTCACCCGCGTGTGCTCCGAGTCGGGCGCCTCGCTGGTGACGGGCGTGCTCGCATGCATGGCGAAGATCAACACCGACCTCGGCTTCGGACCGGTCTTCCGGTGCGCCGTCACCCGCCACACGCGCGACGCCGAGCAGTGGATCGCGGCGCTCGGCTGGTTCGTCGGCATCGCGCCCTTCCGGCTCGACACCACCGGCACCCGGACCTTCGGCGAGCTGGCCCAGCGGGCGCAATCCGCATGGAAGCACTCGAAGGCCGGCAGCACCCTGCCCTACCTGCGCATCGGCGAGGTCCTCGCCGACGAGCCCGGTCGCTCCCAGGCGCCGCCGCCCCGGTTCGTCGTCTCCTTCATGGACACGCGCTCGGCCCCGGGGTCGGACGTCAACGACGCCGGCGGGGCCGGGGCGCTGCGCTCGCGGGACTACTCGATCGACGACGTCTACCTCTGGATGCTGCGCACCCCCTCCGGATTGCACGTGGCGGCGCGCTTCCCCGGCTTCGACACGGCACGCCGGAGTATCACTCTGTACCTCGGCGCGCTACGTTCGTTGTTGACCGAAATAGGCGATGCGACGGTTACTCGTGGGTAACCGAAACCGCGAGGGGACTGTCGGCTCCGCCACAAGTGAGTAGGCATACACTCGTCAGGAGTTGCGCCCGGACGGGACATGTAAGGGCGGCGCGCCGCTGCGCGCCGCAACGGAACGAGGAGACTTGAGTGGCAGCCCACGCTGACAAGAAGATCGAGAAGGTACTCATCGCCAACCGCGGTGAGATCGCCGTCCGCGTCATCCGCGCCGCCCGGGACGCCGGCCTGACCAGCGTCGCCGTGTACGCCGAGCCCGACGCCGACGCCAAGTTCGTGCGCCTCGCCGACGAGGCGTTCGCCCTCGGCGGCCAGACCTCGGCCGAGTCCTACCTCGTCTTCGACAAGATCCTCGACGCCGCCGCCAAGTCCGGCGCCGACGCGATCCACCCCGGCTACGGCTTCCTCTCGGAGAACGCCGACTTCGCGCAGGCCGTCATCGACGCGGGCCTGACCTGGATCGGCCCGTCGCCGGCCTCGATCCGCGACCTGGGCGACAAGGTCACCGCGCGGCACATCGCCGAGCGCGCCGAGGCCCCGATGGCGCCCGGCACCAAGGACCCGGTCAAGGACGCCGACGAGGTCGTCGCCTTCGCGCAGGAGTACGGCGTGCCCGTCGCCATCAAGGCGGCGTTCGGCGGCGGTGGCCGCGGCATGAAGGTCGCGTACACCATCGAGGAGATCCCCGAGCTGTTCGAGTCGGCGACCCGCGAGGCCGTCGCGGCCTTCGGTCGCGGCGAGTGCTTCGTCGAGCGCTACCTCGACAAGGCCCGCCACGTCGAGGCGCAGGTCATCGCCGACCAGCACGGCAACGTCGTGGTCGCCGGCACGCGCGACTGCTCGCTGCAGCGCCGCTTCCAGAAGCTGGTCGAGGAGGCGCCCGCGCCGTTCCTCACCGAGGCGCAGCGCACCTCCATCCACGAGTCGGCCAAGCGCATCTGCCGTGAGGCGGGCTACTACGGCGCCGGCACCGTCGAGTTCCTCGTCGCCGCCGACGGCCTCGTCAGCTTCCTCGAGGTCAACACCCGCCTGCAGGTCGAGCACCCGGTCACCGAGGAGACCGCGGGCATCGACCTCGTGCGCCAGCAGTTCCGCATCGCCGAGGGCAAGGAGCTGACGATCACGGAGGATCCCACTCCCCGCGGTCACAGCTTCGAGTTCCGCATCAACGGCGAGGACGCCGGCCGCGGCTTCCTGCCGGCCCCCGGCCCGATCAGCGTGTACCGCGAGCCCACCGGCCCCGGCGTGCGCGTCGACTCCGGCGTGGACCAGGGCGACGTCATCGGCGGCCAGTTCGACTCGATGCTCGCCAAGCTCATCGTGACCGGCGCGACCCGCCAGGAGGCGCTGGAGCGCTCGCGGCGCGCGCTGGCCGAGTTCGAGGTCGAGGGCCTCGCGACGGTCATCCCGTTCCACCGCCACATCGTCTCCAACCCGGCGTTCGTGGGCGACGAGAACGGTTTCGAGGTCTACACCAAGTGGATCGAGACCGACTGGGAGAACCCGATCGAGCCGTACACCGGTGGCCAGGCCATCGAGGAGGACGACTCGCTGCCCCGCCAGAACGTGGTCGTGGTCGTCGACGGCCGCCGCGTCGAGGTCTCGCTGCCCGGCGAGCTCTCGCTGGGCGGTGGCGGCGCGGCCGGCGGCGCCGGCGTGATCCGCCGCAAGCCGAAGGCGCGCACCCGCGACCGCGGCGCCGGCGTGGCCGCCACGGGCGATTCCGTGACCGCGCCCATGCAGGGCACCGTCGTCAAGGTGGCCGTCGAGGACGGCCAGCAGGTCAGCGCCGGCGACCTCGTCGTGGTGCTCGAGGCCATGAAGATGGAGAACCCGGTCGCGGCGCACAAGGACGGCATCGTGACCGGCCTGGCCGTCGAGCCCGGCACCGCCGTCACGCAGGGCACCGTCCTGCTCGAGATCAAGTCCGACGAGGCCTGATTCCTTGGACCCGATCGGCCTGAACGTCGGGGCGTGGTACCTCACGGAACTGCGCCCCGACGCCTGGCTGGCCGATGAGGCCTACGCCTGGGCCGTCCGCGTGAACACCACCGGCGACTCGATCGGCGAGGTCACCCTCCTCCCCTCGGGCGAGGTCACCGTCGACGGTGCCGACAGCGAGGGCCTGCGCACCGCCCGCGCCGCCGTGGAACGATTCGGCGCGTCGCTCTAGCCAAATCCCCGTGCCGGGCCGCCGGACGGGCGATGATCGAGACATGGCGAGAAAGCCGGAGCCCCCGAAGGCCCCACCCAGCATCAGCGAATCGGTCAACGACCTGGTCGACTCCGTGCGGTCCGCCGCCGGCAAGGCGATGGACAACACCGGCCGCACGGTGACCAGCGTCAGCAAGCTCAGCACCATCCCACCCGACACCATCGAGCTGATCGCCGAGCTGCCCAAGGTGATGCTCGCGATGGCCGACATGATCGAGCGCGCCAACAACGTCATCGACCGGGTCGAGCGGCTCACCGCCGTCGCCGATCCGGCCCTCAACACGCTCGACGCCGTGTTGCCTCCCCTCGTCGACGTCACCAACAAACTCAGCGACGTGCAGCGCGGCGTCAACAAGCTGCCGGGCGTCAGTCACCTCCGCAAGGCCACCGGCCTCAGCAACGAGTGACCTGGAGGCTCACTCCGGTCCGCCGGCCCTGCTCACGTGGTGCGCGCGTTCACCCTGCGGGCCGTAGATGCCGAGGTACTCCACCGGCTTCCCGTCGGCGCTGCCGAACCAGTGCGGCAACCGGGTGTCGAACTCGATCACCTCGCCGGGCTTGATCACCATCTCCTTCTCGCCGAGGATCAGGCGCAGGGCACCGTCGAGGACGTACACCCAGTGGTAGCCGGGGTGCGAGACCGGCGTCGGCGCGACCCCCTCGCCCGGTCGCGGCCGGATGACCTCTTTGAAGGTGCGCAGGCCGCCGGCGCGGCGGGTGAGCGGGACGATGGTGCGGTCCCCGTGCCGCTGCGGCTTGAGCCGCACGCGCGGGTCACCGGTCTCGGGCGCGTCGACGAGCTCGTCGAGCGGCAGGCCGTAGGTGCGCGCGAGCGGCAGCAGCAGCTCCAGCGTGGGCTTGCGCGTGCCGCCCTCCAGCCGTGAGAGCGTGCTCACGGAGATGCCCGTCGCCTCGGCGACTGCGGTCAGGGTGATGTCGCGCTCCTGCCGGATCGCGCGCAGCCGCGGGCCGACCTGC contains:
- a CDS encoding condensation domain-containing protein; this translates as MQFTELDAYPLRPGELRNWIPTTGPAARWRDDPRATSHVHEAHLRGAQSVLQRRHIDGGRESWLGLGIEFDEPLSIPGMRTALRAWIDRHEVLRTHVFLEDDRPRRRSAQTATVDLRVKAIGTYRSTGPLAEQLLGEFDRSTAPLTWPAYMFSTVAREDSFTLFFAADHSLLDGYSLILSPYELREFYREAVHGEQPRLLPTGSYVNYSDTDRQSADRAGATHPAALMWDEYLSETGFKPDPFPMPLLPLSAKVLADETRAALSRDPDGVPRLPQGALNFHLLDDDRSNNFTRVCSESGASLVTGVLACMAKINTDLGFGPVFRCAVTRHTRDAEQWIAALGWFVGIAPFRLDTTGTRTFGELAQRAQSAWKHSKAGSTLPYLRIGEVLADEPGRSQAPPPRFVVSFMDTRSAPGSDVNDAGGAGALRSRDYSIDDVYLWMLRTPSGLHVAARFPGFDTARRSITLYLGALRSLLTEIGDATVTRG
- a CDS encoding acetyl/propionyl/methylcrotonyl-CoA carboxylase subunit alpha yields the protein MAAHADKKIEKVLIANRGEIAVRVIRAARDAGLTSVAVYAEPDADAKFVRLADEAFALGGQTSAESYLVFDKILDAAAKSGADAIHPGYGFLSENADFAQAVIDAGLTWIGPSPASIRDLGDKVTARHIAERAEAPMAPGTKDPVKDADEVVAFAQEYGVPVAIKAAFGGGGRGMKVAYTIEEIPELFESATREAVAAFGRGECFVERYLDKARHVEAQVIADQHGNVVVAGTRDCSLQRRFQKLVEEAPAPFLTEAQRTSIHESAKRICREAGYYGAGTVEFLVAADGLVSFLEVNTRLQVEHPVTEETAGIDLVRQQFRIAEGKELTITEDPTPRGHSFEFRINGEDAGRGFLPAPGPISVYREPTGPGVRVDSGVDQGDVIGGQFDSMLAKLIVTGATRQEALERSRRALAEFEVEGLATVIPFHRHIVSNPAFVGDENGFEVYTKWIETDWENPIEPYTGGQAIEEDDSLPRQNVVVVVDGRRVEVSLPGELSLGGGGAAGGAGVIRRKPKARTRDRGAGVAATGDSVTAPMQGTVVKVAVEDGQQVSAGDLVVVLEAMKMENPVAAHKDGIVTGLAVEPGTAVTQGTVLLEIKSDEA
- a CDS encoding helix-turn-helix domain-containing protein, which encodes MADDPVLEQVGPRLRAIRQERDITLTAVAEATGISVSTLSRLEGGTRKPTLELLLPLARTYGLPLDELVDAPETGDPRVRLKPQRHGDRTIVPLTRRAGGLRTFKEVIRPRPGEGVAPTPVSHPGYHWVYVLDGALRLILGEKEMVIKPGEVIEFDTRLPHWFGSADGKPVEYLGIYGPQGERAHHVSRAGGPE